A stretch of DNA from Cryptomeria japonica chromosome 4, Sugi_1.0, whole genome shotgun sequence:
AATCATCACCTTCTTGTTATTAATAAATGACACATCATcagcatataaaataaaataatgatttaatttttttaaaataattaattattcccaCACTTATCCATCACTTCCACATAATAGATATTAAATTTTATTCAACATTATAAACTTTCAtgaaaattattgaaaaatatttGTAATATACAGTCATTTGAAACGAAAAAAACACCTACAAATTCTATTTACTCTTCTAACTACCCTTGAAAAATATACTCAATAAAAACACTTTGtctaaataattagtcacaattTTCAAAACACAATACTTCAATGAAATATCTTACAAAAACTTATGCAGTATCTCAAATCGAATATATGCTGGCTCTATATGCAGATCTCTATGTTGGAATTATTGGCTTTGATTTTGTTCCAATCTTCCCCACCTTCCTTTAACCTCTCCGCTAACTCACTACTTGCCTGCTCCACATCTATCCCTTTTAGTCTCCTCAACCGCTCCAATCCGTCTGGAATTTTCTTCACTCGCAGACAATCATATATCCATAGCACTTCTAGACGTTGCATCGCTCCCTCCTCCAATGCCGGCAACTCCTCCAAAAGAGGGAAGTCATACATAAATAGCCTAACCAGCTTAGGAAATCCTCCACTCTCTCCAAACTTCTTTGGCAATTCTTTGCATCTTGAACCTTTCCTTAAAACCAATGATCGTAAGTTGGGCATGCTTTGGAGCAAAGGATAATCACTGCACTCAATTAACACAAGTTCTGTCAGATTTACCATACCACATATCCAACTTGGCACAGAAAAACGACAAAGCCAAAGTTGCTGAAGATCATTCATAACTTTCATTTTCTCTGGGAACGCTGGAAGATTCGATTCTTGTATATCACCTTTACCACAAGAATTCTCATTTTCACTAGGCGCTCAAAAGCATGTTCATCTTCTACACTTCTCAATCCACGTTCATCTTTTATACTAAAGCTTATTTCCTGCAGATTGATCAAATTGCCGACATCTTTAACATTTAAGAATTCACTCTCTACAGTAGACAATGGGAAGCATCCTGATCTCAATGTCCTCAGACTCGAGAGATTTGATATTCCCTTGGGCATTTCCCTGGTCTTAAGTTCTTCTGAGCAGTGACTTACATCAAGATGGGAAAGAGATTTTAGTTCGCCTATCCAGTCAGGTACACGTTGTATGCTACTACATCCAACATCAAGAAATTGAAGACTCTTGAGTCTTCTAACACAATCCGACACCTCCATGATCTTTGTTTTAGACAAATTCAGAACCTTGAGAAGCTTCAATTTCCCAACACATTTTGGCAATGTAGAGATGGCAGTGTTGCTAAAGTCGAGAACCCGGAGTACTCTGAGACGATCAAACAATAGTTCTGGAATACTTGTAATTTCTGCAGTTTGAGAGAGTGAGAGTGCGGAGAAATTGTTAGCGATGAAGAGAGCTTTCTGAAATTGCATTATTAGTTACACCTTTTTTGGACAATAGTAACCTGCGGCAGCTTGTTTTTTTCAATGGAAGATCAAATTCAGTTTTATGTTCTTTACTTATATTAGTAACCAAGTCAAGAAACAAGTCATAAATGTTGTAACAAGCACTAATTCCATCTACTTCCAACAAACAGAGATTTTGGAGTAGCTGTAAGTAACTTACCCCAATATCACACTGTTCTCTATCCTTTTCTTGTGGAATAAACCCTTCGGCCATCCACAAATATATCAAATATTCCTTGTGTATAAATGTCAAATCTTTTGCTACATAAAAAGATATGTGTATGTCctctggaaagaaaggaaaataagaaaaacAAGCTTTGACATAGAGTGGAAGAGAGTCGTAACTCAGCTTGAGGATCTGCAAGGTGGAATTCTCTGCCCCTACTACATCTTTTAATTGCTTCAGTTTTGACTGTCAGACCCCTAAGTCCGAAGAGCTTAGCATCGATGCTGCAACCGTCTTAACGGCCAGTGACAACCTCCCACATTTTTCTGCAATTTGGTGAGCCAACCTCTCCAGGTGCTCAGGCGACCTATTTCCCTCACAATCGGAAAAGGCAAACAGGCAAAACAGATTCCAACTGTCCTCCTCCGAGAGGCGTTGCATCTCATATACATGGGCCCTCATATTTGCAGCAACATCTCTATTTCTGGTAGTAACCAAAATTTTACACTGGCTATTAATACCAGTGGGAAGGCCAACACATTGTACCAAATCACCTTCTAGACTACTCTTCCA
This window harbors:
- the LOC131049008 gene encoding putative disease resistance protein RGA3 yields the protein MGKTIKDLKDRMSSTIQKAQEINLVRQVLNSSQPSSCTSQIRRKGSKPDSQAVAVEHKVEEIVRLLGDPAVKVIAIVGMGGLGKTFLLQHVYDRTKHGYEYSAWISVSQSFSLRTLQCNLELVSDLISEKLEGRTCLIVLDDLWKSSLEGDLVQCVGLPTGINSQCKILVTTRNRDVAANMRAHVYEMQRLSEEDSWNLFCLFAFSDCEGNRSPEHLERLAHQIAEKCGRLSLAVKTSKLKQLKDVVGAENSTLQILKLSYDSLPLYVKACFSYFPFFPEDIHISFYVAKDLTFIHKEYLIYLWMAEGFIPQEKDREQCDIGKALFIANNFSALSLSQTAEITSIPELLFDRLRVLRVLDFSNTAISTLPKCVGKLKLLKVLNLSKTKIMEVSDCVRRLKSLQFLDVGCSSIQRVPDWIGELKSLSHLDVSHCSEELKTREMPKGISNLSSLRTLRSGCFPLSTVESEFLNVKDVGNLINLQEISFSIKDERGLRSVEDEHAFERLVKMRILVVKQLWLCRFSVPSWICGMVNLTELVLIECSDYPLLQSMPNLRSLVLRKGSRCKELPKKFGESGGFPKLVRLFMYDFPLLEELPALEEGAMQRLEVLWIYDCLRVKKIPDGLERLRRLKGIDVEQASSELAERLKEGGEDWNKIKANNSNIEICI